In Verrucomicrobiota bacterium, the following proteins share a genomic window:
- a CDS encoding Rrf2 family transcriptional regulator yields the protein MKLSLRGEYALRALIVLGSRYGQDVVATQTISDAQNIPKRFLEQILNDLKSGGMVESRRGVAGGYRLRRAPETITLAEVIRHIEGPLAPVSCVSERAYEACSCPDESRCGIRSVMKEVRDAIAKILEEVTLAQMCERVRRLQSEPSNVLEYII from the coding sequence ATGAAACTCTCGCTGCGCGGGGAATATGCCTTGAGGGCGTTGATTGTGCTGGGATCGCGTTACGGGCAGGACGTCGTCGCCACGCAGACCATCTCGGACGCGCAGAATATTCCAAAGCGGTTCCTCGAGCAGATTCTCAACGACTTGAAATCAGGCGGAATGGTCGAGAGTCGGCGTGGCGTTGCAGGCGGGTATCGGCTGCGGCGCGCCCCCGAAACCATCACGCTGGCCGAAGTCATCCGTCACATCGAAGGGCCCCTCGCTCCGGTCAGTTGCGTCAGCGAGCGGGCTTACGAAGCCTGTTCGTGCCCGGACGAATCGCGGTGCGGCATCCGAAGCGTGATGAAAGAAGTTCGCGACGCCATTGCAAAGATCCTGGAGGAAGTCACGCTCGCGCAGATGTGCGAGCGGGTGCGACGACTGCAAAGCGAACCGTCGAACGTTCTGGAATACATCATCTGA
- a CDS encoding DUF2061 domain-containing protein, translating to METKSRSLAKAVSYRIYSSVITAALVYIFTGIASLALGIGVTELIVKVFTFFLHERIWTFIRFGQNTHPLAEFKVSKPLTQHDKQEIEKKLSELGYLGEGI from the coding sequence ATGGAAACCAAGTCACGCAGCCTCGCCAAAGCGGTCAGCTACCGCATCTACTCGTCAGTCATCACCGCGGCCTTGGTTTACATTTTCACCGGGATAGCATCCCTGGCGCTTGGAATCGGTGTCACGGAATTGATCGTCAAGGTATTCACCTTTTTCCTGCATGAGAGGATCTGGACTTTCATCCGCTTCGGGCAAAACACCCACCCGCTCGCCGAATTCAAAGTCAGCAAGCCGCTCACGCAACACGACAAGCAGGAGATCGAGAAGAAACTCTCCG